From one Brevundimonas sp. PAMC22021 genomic stretch:
- a CDS encoding acyl-CoA thioesterase gives MSDAVPQPPSGQPVGRVIAMPGDTNPEGDIFGGWLLAQMDLAGATPAFELACGRCATVALDGMVFHQPVSVGDEVSIYAQVVGTGRTSIRVHVEAWKRSRNQPQVASVRVTEGVFTYVAIDGERKPRPLPGKA, from the coding sequence ATGTCCGACGCCGTCCCCCAGCCCCCTTCCGGCCAGCCGGTCGGCCGCGTCATCGCCATGCCCGGCGACACCAATCCCGAGGGCGACATCTTCGGCGGCTGGCTGCTGGCCCAGATGGACCTCGCCGGCGCCACGCCTGCGTTCGAGCTCGCCTGCGGCCGCTGCGCCACCGTGGCGCTGGACGGCATGGTGTTTCACCAGCCCGTGTCGGTCGGCGACGAGGTCTCGATCTACGCCCAGGTGGTGGGCACGGGCCGCACCTCCATTCGCGTCCATGTCGAGGCCTGGAAGCGGTCGCGCAACCAGCCTCAGGTCGCCTCGGTGCGCGTGACCGAGGGCGTCTTCACCTATGTCGCCATCGACGGCGAGCGGAAGCCCCGCCCCCTGCCGGGCAAGGCGTAA
- a CDS encoding glycosyltransferase family 1 protein, producing MTTRVLFDVSRLMSRIDRGSPTGVDRVCLAYAEWLSDHPGVDMIPVRGRKDRLVAVDPAWFERKMRGLRARWSGGVADQPETEHQRRLFAALLSPSRPVASVIGDPPPPTPPKPRKTAPWRVWRQYFRSEPARAPAPAGDLYVSVGHTGLHTPSILADLKARGMERVVLIHDLIPVTHPEFCRPGDGDKHKARVRNVLRHSSRIIVNSAYTGHELATFAQAEGLPCPPVHVAHLGLEPDFLQTRKPKPAVPFFVHIGTIEARKNLAFLLTLWRRLEERNGDACPRLVLVGRYGWENEAVLDHLQRSPNLQGLVHQAEDLPDAALATLMRDARAVLAPSSVEGFDLPAVEASAMRCPLIASDIPVHRELIGHARLVDPLDGPGWIEAIESRAKAPAGSGPAYDAPTWKSHFAVVEQVLGLTAPPAL from the coding sequence ATGACCACGCGCGTCCTGTTCGACGTCAGCCGGCTGATGAGCCGGATCGATCGCGGATCGCCCACCGGCGTCGACCGCGTCTGCCTGGCCTATGCCGAATGGCTGTCGGACCATCCGGGTGTCGACATGATCCCGGTGCGGGGACGCAAGGATCGGCTGGTCGCGGTCGATCCCGCCTGGTTCGAACGCAAGATGCGGGGCTTGCGCGCCCGCTGGAGCGGCGGGGTTGCGGACCAGCCCGAGACCGAGCATCAGCGGCGCCTGTTCGCGGCCCTGCTGTCGCCGTCCCGCCCGGTCGCCTCTGTGATCGGCGACCCGCCGCCTCCAACGCCGCCCAAGCCGCGCAAGACCGCGCCATGGCGGGTGTGGCGTCAGTATTTCCGCTCGGAGCCGGCTCGCGCCCCCGCGCCCGCCGGCGATCTCTATGTCAGCGTCGGCCACACCGGCCTGCACACGCCGTCCATCCTGGCGGACCTGAAGGCGCGCGGCATGGAGCGGGTGGTGCTGATCCACGACCTGATCCCCGTCACCCACCCCGAGTTCTGCCGCCCCGGCGACGGCGACAAGCACAAGGCGCGCGTCCGCAATGTCCTGCGCCATTCCAGCCGCATCATCGTCAACTCGGCCTACACCGGCCATGAGCTGGCGACCTTTGCGCAGGCCGAAGGCCTGCCCTGCCCGCCGGTCCATGTCGCCCATCTGGGGCTGGAGCCGGACTTCCTCCAGACCCGCAAGCCCAAGCCGGCCGTCCCCTTCTTTGTTCACATCGGCACCATCGAGGCGCGCAAGAATCTGGCCTTTCTGCTGACGCTGTGGCGCAGGCTGGAGGAGCGCAACGGCGACGCCTGTCCGCGCCTGGTGCTGGTCGGCCGCTATGGCTGGGAGAACGAGGCGGTGCTGGACCATCTGCAGCGTTCGCCCAACCTGCAGGGCCTGGTGCATCAGGCCGAGGATCTGCCGGACGCCGCCCTGGCGACGCTGATGCGCGACGCCCGCGCGGTCCTGGCGCCGTCGTCGGTCGAGGGCTTCGACCTGCCGGCGGTGGAGGCGTCCGCCATGCGCTGCCCGCTGATCGCGTCCGACATCCCGGTTCACCGGGAACTGATCGGGCACGCCCGCCTGGTCGATCCGCTGGACGGCCCCGGCTGGATCGAAGCCATCGAGAGCCGGGCCAAGGCGCCCGCCGGATCGGGTCCCGCCTATGACGCTCCGACATGGAAAAGCCACTTCGCCGTTGTCGAGCAGGTTCTCGGTCTGACCGCACCCCCCGCCCTCTGA
- a CDS encoding polysaccharide biosynthesis/export family protein produces the protein MQTRALLPRLSLRVSALALTAVLAGCSTLPRDGPSGASVNAGATTPEALGSYALVPLTYEVTERIRAVPPQFFGTLALSSSDQPSDVIGEGDTLAVSIYDPSGVLFGGSGTLGGASANRAATLQGSNQNFNGVVVDRNGSVSVPYGGPVRVQGLTSTQAAAAIRRSLVGKVANPQVLVSVAGNVSNTVNVLGDVRQPGRAPLGVNSDRILDVIAAAGGSARTNDDLVISIQRGGETFTAPLTAVTTQFVENVRLQRGDVVNVQYKPRRISTFGALNAVTQIDMPAGPMTLTGAMSRVGGLNTNTANPRRVLVFRFERPEVAQALGISQPATPRGVPVVYELDFNDAANVFAATNMEIMPEDVIYVPLAGAAEMRKFFEVVQSLTRVVYDVSVTSTLNND, from the coding sequence ATGCAAACGCGCGCGCTTCTTCCCCGCCTCTCGCTTCGGGTCTCGGCCCTGGCCCTGACCGCGGTCCTCGCGGGCTGCTCGACCCTCCCCCGCGACGGCCCGTCGGGCGCCTCGGTCAACGCCGGCGCGACAACACCGGAGGCGCTGGGCAGCTACGCGCTGGTTCCGCTGACCTATGAGGTGACCGAGCGGATCAGGGCGGTGCCGCCGCAGTTCTTCGGCACCCTGGCCTTGTCCTCCAGCGACCAGCCCTCTGACGTCATCGGCGAGGGCGACACCTTGGCGGTGTCCATCTATGATCCCTCCGGCGTCCTTTTTGGCGGCTCGGGAACCCTGGGCGGCGCCAGCGCCAATCGTGCGGCCACGCTGCAAGGGTCCAATCAGAACTTTAACGGCGTCGTTGTGGACAGGAACGGCTCCGTCAGCGTGCCCTACGGCGGCCCCGTGCGGGTGCAGGGCCTGACCTCGACCCAGGCCGCCGCCGCCATTCGCCGCTCGCTGGTCGGCAAGGTCGCCAATCCGCAGGTGCTGGTCTCGGTCGCCGGCAACGTCTCCAACACCGTCAACGTCCTGGGTGACGTACGCCAGCCAGGCCGCGCACCGCTGGGCGTCAACAGCGACCGCATCCTGGACGTCATCGCCGCGGCCGGCGGCTCGGCCCGGACCAATGACGACCTGGTCATCAGCATTCAGCGCGGCGGCGAGACCTTCACCGCGCCCCTGACCGCCGTCACCACCCAGTTCGTCGAGAACGTGCGGCTGCAGCGCGGCGATGTGGTCAATGTCCAGTACAAGCCGCGTCGCATCTCGACCTTCGGGGCGCTGAACGCGGTGACCCAGATCGACATGCCCGCCGGTCCGATGACCCTGACGGGCGCCATGTCGCGCGTCGGCGGCCTGAACACCAACACCGCCAATCCGCGCCGGGTGCTGGTGTTCCGCTTCGAGCGGCCCGAGGTCGCCCAGGCGCTGGGGATCAGCCAGCCGGCGACGCCCCGCGGCGTGCCGGTGGTCTATGAGCTCGACTTCAACGACGCCGCCAACGTCTTCGCCGCCACCAACATGGAGATCATGCCGGAAGACGTGATCTATGTGCCGCTGGCCGGTGCGGCCGAGATGCGCAAGTTCTTCGAGGTCGTGCAGAGCCTGACGCGCGTCGTCTACGACGTTTCGGTCACCAGCACGCTGAACAACGACTGA
- the def gene encoding peptide deformylase, producing the protein MAVRRILTIDNPADLAILKQVSQAVPAVDDAVRTLMDDMLETMYAAPGIGLAAVQIGALDRVIVMDLGDRDGDVPETEEEEAEDAEARRNPRFFANPEILWSSDELFVYEEGCLSIPEYFDKVERPARVRIRYLNRDGVSVEEEASGLYAVCIQHEMDHLNGVLFIDHLSRLKRERAVTKVKKAARERIAA; encoded by the coding sequence ATGGCCGTCCGTCGCATCCTCACCATCGACAACCCCGCCGATCTGGCGATCCTGAAACAGGTGTCCCAGGCGGTTCCGGCCGTGGACGACGCCGTCCGCACCCTGATGGACGACATGCTGGAGACCATGTACGCCGCCCCCGGCATCGGTCTGGCCGCCGTGCAGATCGGCGCCCTGGACCGCGTCATCGTCATGGATCTGGGCGACCGCGACGGCGACGTCCCCGAGACCGAAGAGGAAGAGGCGGAAGACGCCGAGGCCCGCCGCAATCCGCGCTTCTTCGCCAATCCCGAAATCCTGTGGTCGTCCGACGAGCTGTTCGTCTACGAGGAAGGCTGCCTGTCGATCCCGGAATATTTCGACAAGGTCGAGCGCCCGGCCCGCGTGCGCATCCGCTACCTGAACCGCGACGGCGTCTCGGTCGAGGAAGAGGCGTCCGGCCTCTACGCCGTCTGCATCCAGCACGAGATGGACCACCTGAACGGCGTCCTGTTCATCGACCACCTGTCGCGGTTGAAGCGCGAGCGCGCCGTGACCAAGGTCAAGAAGGCCGCCCGCGAAAGGATCGCCGCCTGA
- a CDS encoding SIS domain-containing protein — MSDRAREVVRLNIEALEALERSIDVSLARACDIIMGRPGYVVVTGMGKSGHIGNKIAATLASTGTSAFFVHPGEMSHGDLGMLRPDVTLLAISNSGESRELRDPLLYCQRNDIPVIGLTQRASSFLGRHSAVCLTMPSVAEACPNGLAPTTSTLMTLALGDALAMVLMDRRGFTAMDFGLHHPGGSLGMSLQSVREWMGDNAAAPAAVSPDAGFSEVVSAVTEGRKGAVAVIEGNGRLAGIVTDGDIRRAFQRDISGLHARDIMSTHPITVSPEARMSDVVDLLTANKIANLFVVEDERPVAIVHIAELMQAGYVS; from the coding sequence ATGAGCGATCGCGCCCGCGAGGTGGTGCGGCTGAACATCGAGGCCTTGGAGGCGCTTGAACGATCGATCGACGTCTCGCTGGCGCGCGCCTGCGACATCATCATGGGCCGGCCGGGCTATGTGGTGGTGACCGGCATGGGCAAGTCGGGCCACATCGGCAACAAGATCGCCGCCACCCTCGCCTCAACCGGGACCAGCGCCTTTTTCGTCCATCCGGGCGAGATGAGCCACGGCGATCTCGGCATGCTGCGGCCGGACGTGACCTTGCTGGCCATCTCCAACTCGGGCGAGAGCCGCGAACTGCGCGACCCGCTGCTGTATTGCCAGCGCAACGACATCCCGGTGATCGGCCTGACCCAGCGGGCGTCCAGCTTCCTGGGTCGCCATTCCGCCGTGTGCCTGACCATGCCAAGCGTGGCCGAGGCCTGTCCCAACGGCCTGGCCCCCACCACCTCGACCCTGATGACCCTGGCGCTGGGCGATGCCCTGGCCATGGTGCTGATGGATCGTCGAGGCTTCACCGCCATGGACTTCGGCCTGCACCATCCGGGCGGGTCGCTGGGCATGAGCCTGCAAAGCGTGCGCGAATGGATGGGCGACAACGCCGCCGCCCCCGCCGCCGTCTCGCCGGACGCAGGCTTCAGCGAGGTGGTCTCGGCCGTGACCGAAGGGCGCAAGGGCGCCGTCGCGGTGATCGAGGGCAATGGCCGGCTCGCCGGCATCGTCACCGACGGCGACATCCGCCGGGCGTTCCAGCGCGACATCTCGGGCCTCCATGCCCGCGACATCATGAGCACCCACCCGATCACCGTCTCGCCAGAGGCGCGGATGAGCGACGTGGTCGACCTGCTGACCGCCAACAAGATCGCCAACCTGTTCGTGGTCGAGGACGAACGCCCCGTCGCCATCGTCCACATCGCCGAACTGATGCAGGCCGGCTACGTCTCCTGA
- the otsB gene encoding trehalose-phosphatase, with protein MPSSAGVDLLLPPPPIRAEGMALFLDLDGVLAPMAPTPDAVVPTSRRTAVLRALDQRLDGRVAIVSGRTIAEIDRIADRAMPTASGVHGLERRRRDGSVVRPPADEGVVEALRAFKAFAADRPGVIVEDKGISAGLHYRLAPEAEDEAARLAQQLEADTGLSLQPGHMVLELKTPGATKGTAVQAFMAEAPFRGAVPVMLGDDLTDEHGFRAAEDLGGFGVLVGPVRETAARYGLSGVDAVLDWLEAVTKA; from the coding sequence ATGCCGTCTTCCGCCGGAGTCGACCTCCTGTTGCCCCCGCCGCCCATCCGCGCCGAGGGCATGGCCCTGTTCCTGGATCTCGACGGCGTGCTGGCGCCCATGGCGCCGACGCCGGACGCGGTGGTCCCCACCTCGCGCCGGACCGCGGTGCTGCGGGCGCTGGACCAGCGTCTTGACGGACGCGTCGCCATCGTCAGCGGCCGAACCATCGCCGAGATCGACCGGATCGCCGATCGCGCCATGCCAACGGCATCGGGCGTGCACGGACTGGAACGCCGCCGCCGCGACGGCTCGGTGGTGCGGCCGCCGGCCGACGAAGGCGTGGTCGAGGCCCTGCGCGCCTTCAAGGCCTTCGCCGCCGACCGGCCGGGGGTGATCGTCGAGGACAAGGGGATTTCCGCCGGCCTGCACTATCGCCTGGCGCCGGAGGCCGAAGACGAGGCGGCGCGGCTGGCGCAACAGCTGGAAGCAGACACCGGCCTGTCGCTGCAGCCCGGGCACATGGTGCTGGAACTGAAGACGCCAGGCGCCACCAAGGGCACGGCGGTGCAGGCCTTCATGGCCGAGGCGCCGTTCCGGGGCGCGGTTCCGGTGATGCTGGGCGACGATCTGACGGACGAGCACGGTTTCCGCGCGGCCGAGGACCTCGGCGGCTTCGGCGTTCTGGTCGGCCCGGTCAGGGAAACGGCGGCCCGGTATGGACTATCGGGCGTTGATGCGGTTCTGGACTGGCTGGAAGCGGTGACCAAGGCGTGA
- a CDS encoding esterase-like activity of phytase family protein, with protein MIRLRRLLGPGAALALAACAAVGSTQRPIPPAEDGWTSQVVQTRAVSLGLPGGAELAPGVRFAGGLQISAPPGSPIHSLSDLKRVGERGLVSVSDTGDLIRADLRLDGSGRLVGLEALRSLRLTGLDGLPIGDKAAGDAEGLLLTDQGELLVSFERDHRIWSYGPLARLSSRPTAMRKPDAAFDENAGMEGLASAPGGGWRVAGEGGGLWDCDPDACRTVQPPPAAPIPDGEFRITALDRDPAGDGWFVVQRLYRAPIDMRAQVRRMTPDGALGPVLISLKLPGTTDNFEGVSAERLNGRTRLYVLSDDNFNPAQRTLLLGFDVD; from the coding sequence ATGATCCGCCTGCGTCGCCTGCTGGGCCCGGGCGCCGCGCTGGCGCTCGCCGCCTGCGCCGCCGTCGGCAGCACCCAGCGCCCGATCCCGCCGGCCGAAGACGGCTGGACGTCTCAGGTCGTTCAGACCCGCGCCGTCAGCCTGGGTCTTCCCGGCGGCGCCGAGCTCGCCCCCGGTGTCCGGTTCGCGGGCGGCCTGCAGATCAGCGCCCCGCCCGGCTCGCCGATCCACAGCCTGTCGGACCTGAAGCGCGTCGGCGAGCGGGGCCTCGTCAGCGTTTCGGACACCGGCGACCTGATCCGCGCCGACTTGCGGCTGGACGGCTCCGGCCGGCTGGTCGGGCTGGAGGCTCTGCGCAGCCTCCGCCTGACCGGGCTCGACGGCCTGCCCATCGGGGACAAGGCGGCCGGCGACGCCGAGGGCCTGCTGCTGACGGATCAGGGCGAGTTGCTGGTGTCGTTCGAGCGCGATCACCGCATCTGGAGCTATGGCCCGCTTGCCCGCCTGTCGTCGCGCCCCACCGCGATGCGAAAGCCCGACGCCGCCTTTGACGAAAACGCCGGCATGGAGGGGCTGGCGAGCGCGCCCGGCGGCGGCTGGCGCGTGGCGGGCGAAGGCGGCGGCCTGTGGGACTGCGACCCGGACGCCTGCCGCACGGTTCAGCCGCCCCCGGCCGCGCCCATCCCGGACGGCGAGTTCCGCATCACCGCCCTGGATCGCGATCCCGCCGGCGACGGCTGGTTCGTGGTGCAGCGCCTGTATCGCGCACCCATCGACATGCGTGCCCAGGTCCGGCGCATGACGCCTGACGGCGCGCTTGGCCCGGTCCTGATCTCGCTGAAGCTGCCGGGCACGACCGACAATTTCGAAGGCGTCTCGGCCGAACGGCTGAACGGCCGAACGCGCCTCTATGTTCTTTCGGACGACAACTTCAATCCGGCCCAGCGCACCTTGCTCCTGGGCTTCGACGTCGACTGA
- a CDS encoding trehalose-6-phosphate synthase — protein sequence MSRLIVVSNRVSAPADPAAGSAGGLAMALSAALRKYDGLWFGWSGETTDHWTGEMKIEDRAGVTVGLVDLEAQDVDEYYNGYANKTLWPLFHHRVDLTQYERSYGEGYERVNRRFAEVLAPAIQPDDVIWIHDYHMIPMARDLRRLGITNRIGFFLHTPWPTRQLLVTLPHHRRLVESMFDFDLIGFHTREWMDLFTDYVVTEARGEVDGRGGLDCFGRHVQTGVFPIGIDVDGFLEARRSTLGTRTYDRMAASALFRSMIVGVDRLDYSKGLEERLLGYEQFLQDNPDQRGEVFLLQVTPISRDDVDSYQDIRARLDALAGRINGAFADMDWAPIRYLNRTYRRDQLAGIYRASRVGLVTPLRDGMNLVAKEYVAAQNPDDPGVLILSRFAGAAEQMGEALLVNPYSREELSEAIQKALTMPLAERIRKWTALMDVVRKTDVAIWRDNYVKALVGAPVSDDGVTLERAREQAQSTSKPRSKVRWAGLKLSSERT from the coding sequence ATGAGCCGCCTGATCGTCGTATCCAATCGCGTGTCCGCCCCTGCCGATCCGGCGGCGGGTTCGGCGGGCGGGCTGGCCATGGCGCTGTCGGCGGCGCTCAGGAAATACGACGGCCTGTGGTTCGGCTGGTCCGGGGAGACGACGGATCACTGGACCGGCGAGATGAAGATCGAGGACCGCGCCGGCGTCACCGTCGGCCTGGTCGATCTCGAGGCGCAGGACGTCGACGAATACTACAACGGCTACGCCAACAAGACGCTGTGGCCGCTGTTTCATCACCGTGTGGACCTGACCCAGTACGAGCGGTCCTACGGCGAGGGCTATGAGCGGGTGAACCGCCGCTTCGCCGAGGTGCTGGCGCCGGCGATCCAGCCGGACGACGTGATCTGGATCCACGACTACCACATGATCCCGATGGCGCGGGACCTGCGCCGGCTGGGCATCACCAACCGTATCGGCTTTTTCCTGCACACGCCTTGGCCGACGCGGCAGCTGCTGGTCACCCTGCCGCACCATCGGCGGCTGGTGGAGTCGATGTTCGACTTCGACCTGATCGGATTCCATACGCGCGAGTGGATGGACCTGTTCACCGACTATGTGGTGACCGAGGCGCGCGGCGAGGTGGATGGGCGCGGCGGGCTGGATTGTTTCGGCCGGCACGTGCAGACGGGGGTGTTCCCCATCGGCATCGACGTGGACGGTTTTCTGGAGGCGCGCAGATCGACGCTCGGCACGCGCACCTACGACCGCATGGCCGCCTCGGCCCTGTTCCGTTCGATGATCGTGGGCGTGGACCGGCTGGATTATTCCAAGGGTCTGGAAGAGCGGCTGCTCGGCTATGAGCAGTTCCTGCAGGACAATCCGGACCAGCGGGGCGAGGTGTTCCTGCTGCAGGTCACGCCGATTTCGCGCGACGATGTCGACAGCTATCAGGACATTCGCGCGCGGCTGGATGCGCTGGCCGGGCGCATCAACGGCGCCTTCGCCGACATGGACTGGGCGCCGATTCGCTATCTGAACCGCACCTATCGCCGGGACCAGCTGGCGGGCATCTATCGCGCCTCGCGCGTCGGGCTGGTGACGCCGCTGCGCGACGGGATGAACCTGGTGGCCAAGGAATATGTGGCGGCGCAGAACCCGGACGATCCGGGCGTGCTGATCCTGTCGCGCTTCGCCGGCGCGGCCGAGCAGATGGGCGAGGCCCTGCTGGTCAATCCCTACAGCCGCGAGGAGCTGTCGGAGGCGATCCAGAAGGCGCTGACCATGCCGCTGGCCGAACGCATTCGCAAATGGACGGCCCTGATGGACGTGGTGCGAAAGACCGACGTGGCGATCTGGCGCGACAACTACGTCAAGGCGCTGGTCGGGGCGCCGGTGTCGGACGACGGGGTGACGCTGGAGCGGGCCCGAGAGCAGGCTCAGTCGACGTCGAAGCCCAGGAGCAAGGTGCGCTGGGCCGGATTGAAGTTGTCGTCCGAAAGAACATAG
- a CDS encoding glycoside hydrolase family 15 protein, with the protein MTPNLDLFPIGNCSISALIDRQGRYVWACAPRVDGDPVFSALMNGSEPAHGYWAVDLEGLESVEQAYVRNTPVLRTVLTDKDGAQVEIIDFAPRHPKHSRTYRPLALGRIVRPLKGTPRVAIRLKPSADWGAREAEHTSGSNHIRYRCPDVTFRLTTDCPVSHVLNERTFRLERELTFFFGPDEGYDQDVGPGVQSALDRTIAYWQDWVRKLYLPLDYQEAVIRAAITLKLCAYEETGAIVAAMTTSVPEFQNSGRNWDYRYCWIRDAYYTVRALNRLGAVDILEGYLVYLRNLVDDAAGGHVQPVYGVGLEPGIGESIVETVEGYRGMKPVRIGNQAHEHLQHDVYGQIVLPLVQAFYDQRLLRPGTIEDFRALEKVGDRAFAMHDQTDAGLWEFRTIARVHTYSSVMCWAACDRLAKAADYLGLADRAEFWNERAAIIRERIEREAFLPDEGRFAASFGNRELDASLLQMTDLGFLDAHDPRQVATFDAIERDLKKGAFLFRYVEPDDFGEPETAFNFCTFWFIEALAQNGRIDEARQIFDEMLARRTSAGLLSEDISVEDGELWGNYPQTYSLVGIINCAVLLSRSWTDVR; encoded by the coding sequence ATGACCCCCAACCTCGACCTCTTTCCCATCGGCAACTGCTCGATCAGCGCGCTGATCGACCGCCAGGGCCGCTATGTCTGGGCCTGTGCGCCGCGCGTGGACGGCGATCCGGTGTTCTCGGCCCTGATGAACGGCTCGGAACCGGCCCACGGCTACTGGGCGGTCGATCTGGAAGGGCTGGAAAGCGTCGAACAGGCCTATGTCCGCAACACGCCGGTGCTGCGCACCGTGTTGACCGACAAGGACGGCGCCCAGGTCGAGATCATCGACTTCGCCCCGCGCCATCCGAAGCACTCGCGCACCTATCGCCCGCTGGCGTTGGGACGGATCGTGCGGCCGCTGAAGGGCACGCCGCGCGTGGCCATCCGGCTGAAGCCCAGCGCCGACTGGGGCGCGCGCGAAGCCGAGCACACGTCGGGCTCGAACCACATCCGATACCGCTGCCCGGACGTGACCTTCCGCCTGACCACCGACTGCCCGGTGTCGCACGTGCTGAACGAACGCACCTTCCGGCTGGAACGAGAGCTGACCTTCTTCTTCGGGCCGGACGAGGGCTATGACCAGGACGTCGGGCCGGGCGTGCAGTCGGCGCTGGATCGCACGATCGCCTATTGGCAGGACTGGGTGCGCAAGCTGTACCTGCCGCTGGACTACCAGGAAGCGGTGATCCGGGCGGCGATCACGCTGAAACTCTGCGCCTATGAGGAAACGGGCGCCATCGTCGCGGCCATGACCACCTCGGTACCCGAGTTCCAGAACAGCGGGCGCAACTGGGACTATCGCTACTGCTGGATTCGCGACGCCTATTACACGGTGCGTGCGCTGAACCGGCTGGGCGCGGTGGACATCCTGGAGGGCTATCTCGTCTATCTGCGCAACCTGGTGGATGATGCGGCCGGCGGGCACGTTCAGCCGGTCTATGGCGTGGGGCTGGAGCCCGGCATCGGCGAAAGCATCGTCGAGACGGTCGAAGGCTATCGCGGCATGAAGCCGGTGCGCATCGGCAATCAGGCGCACGAGCACCTGCAACACGACGTGTACGGACAGATCGTGCTGCCGCTGGTTCAGGCCTTCTATGACCAGCGTCTGCTGCGTCCCGGCACGATCGAGGATTTCCGGGCCTTGGAAAAGGTCGGCGACCGCGCCTTCGCCATGCACGACCAGACCGATGCGGGGCTGTGGGAGTTCCGCACCATCGCGCGTGTGCACACCTATTCTTCGGTGATGTGCTGGGCCGCCTGCGATCGTCTGGCCAAGGCGGCGGACTATCTGGGTCTGGCCGACAGGGCCGAGTTCTGGAACGAGCGGGCGGCGATCATCCGTGAACGGATCGAACGCGAAGCCTTCCTGCCCGACGAGGGCCGGTTCGCCGCCAGCTTCGGCAATCGCGAGCTGGATGCGTCCCTGCTGCAGATGACCGATCTGGGCTTCCTGGACGCCCACGATCCGCGTCAGGTCGCCACCTTTGACGCCATCGAGCGCGACTTGAAGAAGGGCGCCTTCCTGTTCCGCTATGTCGAGCCGGATGATTTCGGCGAGCCAGAAACCGCGTTCAACTTCTGCACCTTCTGGTTCATCGAGGCTCTGGCGCAGAACGGGCGCATCGACGAGGCGCGGCAGATCTTCGACGAAATGCTGGCCCGGCGGACCTCGGCGGGGCTGCTCAGCGAGGACATTTCGGTCGAGGACGGCGAACTGTGGGGCAACTATCCGCAGACCTATTCGCTTGTGGGCATCATCAATTGCGCGGTGCTGTTGAGCCGTTCCTGGACGGACGTGCGTTGA